The Geobacter metallireducens GS-15 region ATCCGGTTCATTTCGATATTTCCCCCATCAACTTCCCGTCCGACTTTCAGGGTCTTGTCATCGACGATCTCGATGCTGTTTACCAGTGAGGCGTAGGGGAAATCAAGGAGGGCTGCCAGCATACCCCCGACTTCTCCTGCCCCGGCGTCGGCCTGAGCACCAGCGAGGATCAGGTCGTATTTCCCTTTTTCGATCTCGGCCTTCAGAATTGTGGCGAGCCCTCTTCCATCCGTTCCCGCGAATGATTCGTCTTGCAGGAGAATGCCTCGATCAGCGCCCATAGCCATCTCGCGACGCAACACTTCCTCTGATTCCCCGTCACCGACAGTCACAACGGTCACGGAACCGCCCGAGCTTTCCTTTATCCTGATTGCCTCCTCGACCGCGTAGTTGTCCCATTCGTTGACCGAATAGACCAACGAATCCCTTTCGATGTCACTGCCGTCGGCATTGACTTCGATTTCGTTTTCAGCGGTATCAGGTACCCTCGTGACACAAACCAGAATTTCCATAGAGGCCTCCGTTAAAGATTATTTCCACGTCGTTGACGAGAGAACTCGTTCATTCTCTGTACGCTTTACGTTACTGAAAGATGCCTATCGGCCAGTTCCACTAGGTCAATGACCTCCATCGTTCCTTCCAGTCCGCTGACCTTGATGGCATCCTCGATATTGACCATACAGAACGGGCATGCCGTGACGATCACATTGGCCCCCGCCTCCTGTGCCATCTTGACCCGCAGCACACCCATGCGCTGCTCTTCCTCCGGCTCGAAAAACAGCATCAGCCCACCGCCACCACAGCAGAATGAACGGTCGCGGCACCTGTCCATTTCAACCTTCCGCAAGCCGGGAATAGCGTCAAGCACCCCACGGGGATCGTCATAGAGCTCATTGTGCCTGCCAAGGTAACACGGGTCATGGAAGGTGTAGACCTTCGCGGGATCTTCGACCGCACTGAACCTGATCCTCCCCGAGCTGAGGCTCTTCATGATAGTCTGGCTAATGTGCTCCACAGGTGGGAGTCCCTGGTAGTCGTTTTTGAGCGCATTGAAAGCATGGGGGTCGGCAGTAACAATCTGGCGGACACCGGTCTCCTTTATGACTTCCATGTTGTGGGCCTTGAGCGTCTGATAAAGGGTTTCCTCGCCAAAACGGAGCACTTCGTTACCGCTGTCGCGCTCATCCGCACCGAGAATACCGAAATCGATCCCTGCCGCGGTGAGCACTCTGGCCGTAGCTCGCCCGATCTCCTGCATCCGGTCGTCATAGGAGGTAATACTGTCTACAAAGTAGAGCGTATCGGCCTGCTGTTGACCATCAAACACCTTCACCGGATAGTTGGCGGCAAACTCGGCCTCCTTGGTCCAGTCCGCACGTTTTTTCTCCAGCTTGCCCCACGGGTTGCCGCGTTTCTCCAATGCACCCAACGGTTTCTGGAGTGACTGCGGCACCATCCCCTCGTCGACCATGCCTCTACGGAGATCAACGATCTTATCGATGTATTCGATCAGAACGGGGCACTCCTCCTCGCAGGCCCCACAAGTAGTACAGGACCAAATTTCATCCTCGTGGAGCACCGTTCCGATCAGACGTTCGTCCTGGTTCCCCCCATCTCCGAACAAGGGATACCGATTAAAGGCGTAATCCCGGCATTTGATCGAGATGAACCGAGGCGACAGCGGCCGGCCGACCGCATTGGCAGGGCAGTTGTCCGAACAGCGGCCGCAGTCGACGCAGGAGTAAAAGTCCAGCATATGCTTCCAGCTGAAATCCTCTAACTTCTTTACTCCCAACGATTCCAGGCCGTCGAGCTCGTCGTCAGTCACCCCCCAGCGTACCGGCTTGATCCTTCCCTTGCTGAGCTTGGTGAGAAATACATTGGGGAGTGAGGTGATAACATGGAAATGCTTGCCGAAAGGGAGCAGACAGAGGAAGGAGAAGAACACCACTTCATGCAGGAAGTAACTCCCCAGATGGATTTTCTGAAGCAGCGTCGGAGAAAGGGAACTGAACAACTGCGCCGCGACCCACGAACCGGTCACCGGAACCAGCAGATGGTGGAGAGCTCCGGCTTGGGACTGGGCAGCAGCGCGGCTCCCTTCAAAGAGCATGTCGCAGGTCACAAGAGCAGCGATAAGAAGCAACACCAGTACCGCTTCGCCCGTATGATCCTTGTCTCCATAGCGGCTCGGGACGTCATAGCGCTTGGGCTTGAATACTCCCCTGCGGATAGCTGCTGTGATGGCGACTATCAGCACGATGGTTGCGGCAAAGTCCTTGAAAACCGAATAGACGACACCGGCTCTCCCCCCGAGACCCGGCAGGACAAAACCGTCCCTGATGCCAATGATCACCAGCGATATGGATCCCAGTGACAGGACAAGGAACCCCGCAAACAGCAGGATATGCAGGACACCGGCAAACAGGTACCTCGGCTGGCGCCACTGCAGCATACCGAACTTGAGAAATTTGACGATACGTTCCGGCACCTCGTTGATTCGTGGGTCAGGCTCCCCTTTCAAAAGGGGGGACAATCGTTTACCTATGATGTAGGCAAATGCTCCGATTCCGACAAGGGGGATCAGCGAAAAGAGCAGATACCCGGGGATGCCGAAAAATGCCGCAGCAGCTGGTGAAACAAGTGTCTGTTCCATGGTTCTCTCACTCTCGGCGACACTAAGAATGAACCGTCGCACATCTGTCTCTGATCAAAAAGCTTCTTTCCTTCTACAGACAACTCTCATCAACGCTGATAACGGCTGCGTCCCCTTGGGCCAGACCGCCGCAGATACCGACCACACCAACCCCGCCACCTCTCCTGCGCAGTTCGTACATGGCGGTCATCAAAATCCTGGCCCCACTTGCACCGACAGGATGGCCGATGGCTATGGCTCCGCCGTTCGGGTTGGTTTTGGCCAGCAACTCTTCCCATTTTGTCTGATCGCCATCAGCAAGGATCTTGGTTGACACCAGCGGCATGGCTGCGAACGCCTCGTTGATCTCGATCAGATCAACGTTCTCGAGTTGCACGGACGCCCGGTCGAGCGCCTTCTGAATCGCAAATGCCGGAACCTCGGCTATCCCGCGCGGCGCACTGGCCACGCTGGCAACCGAAAGAATGACGCCCAGCGGCTTGACACCCAACGCGTCCGCAGTTGCACGTTTGGTGATGATCAAGGCCGACGCACCGGCGTCAAGCCCCGGGGCATTGCCGGCAGTCACCGTAGCACTGCCGTAGACTGGTGGGAGTTTTGCCAACCCTTCCGGGGTGGTGTTAGGTTTGGGGAATTCGTCTTCAGCAAAAATGACTGGATCGCCCTTTTTCTGGGAGAGTTCGATGGCAGCCACCTCTTCACCCGGCCTGAACTTGCCGGCGGCCTTGGCTGCCTGATATTTCATCTGGGAGGCATAGGCCCAGGCATCCTGCATCTCCCTCGACACATCATATTCCAGCGCGACCGCCCCCGCATCACCGGCAAGAGAATTGAACCCCACGTACATGATCGGATTGAGGTGGTCCACCATCTCGGGTTTTCCCAGCCCCGTCCCCCAGCGATGGCCATTGAGCACCACGGGAGTGTTGCTCATGTTCTCAGCTCCGACAGCCATACAGACCTTTGCCTCATCCAGCAGCAAAGACTTTCTCCCGAGCTGGACCGCGGCGAGCGACGAACAGCAAGCCCGGTCAACCGTCAGAGAAAGGGTTTCGGGTGGCAGCCCCGCATGCAGCATGGCCTGCCGCGCCACAACGTTATACTTGAGCGCAGCTTCCGACTGGATGCACATCCCGTAATACACCTCGTCGATGTCGCTCCCCTTCAAGCCGGACCGCTGCAGAACTTCCCTGATGATCATCGCACCGAGCTCAATGCTATGAATCTGCTTCAATAACCCGCCGAACTTGCTGAACGGCGTCCGCGCCGCGCTTATAATGACGATATCGTTCTGATTGCCCATTTGCACCATCCTTACATGGCTTTCGCCAGCGATATTTTCCAGCTGCGGAGTAAGCTATTTATCGTACTTGTACCACCCCTCTCCCGACTTCCTTCCCAGCTTTCCGGCTTTGACGCGGTGCAGCAGGATCTGTGGGGCACGGAAACGGTCACCAAAGGTCTTTGTCAGGGCCTCGCAGGCGGCAGGCTCGATATCCAGTCCTGAAAAATCGGCAAGCTCGAACTGTCCCATCGGATGGCCAAAGGCAAGTCGCAGTGTCTTGTCGATATCTTCGGGGGTTGCGATCCCCTCCTCCACCAGGCGATAACACTCAAGGCGCATCGCTACGAGAACCCGCGTGCTGATGAACCCCTGCGAATCCTTGCAGACGACCGTCTCCTTCCCCACCGCGGCGGAAAACGTCTCAATTTCGTTCAGCACCGCGTCGGATGTCTCCAGCCCCCTGATGATCTCGATCAATTTCATGGCCACTGGCGGGTTGAACCAGTGCATCCCGATCACTCTGCTCGGATTTGCCACAACCGATGCCAACTCGGTAATACTGTACTGGGAGGTATTGGATGCCAGTATAGCCTCCGGTTTGCAGTACTGGTCGAGCTTCCTGAAGATCGAATGTTTCAGCTCCAGGTTTTCCGGGGCAGCCTCGACGACAAGATCGGCATCTTTCACTGCCTGGGCGATGTCAGTCGTGTATGAGATCCGTCCAAGAATGGACTTTTTGTCCTCTTCGGTCAGTTTCCCCCGCTGGATGCCGCGGTCAAGTGATGCCGCAATGTGTGATTTCGCTTTCTCAAGAACCTGATCAGATATATCGTTCAGCGCTACGTTGATGCCGGCCGTCGCAACCACCTGCGATATGCCATGCCCCATGATTCCCGATCCGATAACCGCCACTTTCCCAATACCCATGGATTCCTCCCCGCGCAGTTTGTTGTCGCTGTTCAAAACCGCTCCTGCATTCCCTTAACCCGTAAATGACTTTTCGCCGATGCTGATGACCGGAGCCGCACCCGATCTGATCTGCTCGAATTTTCCAAAAGTATTCATGAGCAGCGTTCCGATGAAAAACCGGGCTCCCAGCACCTTGCCGTCGTAAAATGCCGCATTCTTGTTCTTGTTCAGGATCTTGGCAATTTCGTCTTCGCTCTTGTTTTCAATGAAACCCTGCAATTTCGGATTCGCGACCGTCAGCTGCCACAGATGCAGCCAACCGAGGAGGACATCCCCCATCGCCTCAAGGAACGGGCTGGTCTTTGCGTATAGATCAAGGGAATTGCCGGCAGCTGAAGATGCAGCCATTTCTTCGACTATCCGTGCAAGACCCTCCCTGGCACGCTTTACAATTGCCGCATACACGCTGATCTCAGCGTCTGCAGCCCCCTTTTCTATGGTCTGGTCGATCATCTCCAGCAGGTTGTTAAAATTAACCCTGTTGTTGCCAAGGATTTTCCTGAACATCAGATCCATGGCCTGAATGCCGTTGGTCCCCTCGAAAATGGTGGTTACCTTACAGTCACGCGCCAACCGTTCAAAGGGATAATCGGAACAATACCCATACCCCCCGGCGCACTGCATGGCCAGAGCGGTCACGGTCCAGGCATTGTCGGTGATATAGGCCTTGACAATCGGGGTCAGCAGTTCGACCAACCCCTGCCACCTGGCACGATCCGCACCATCTGCGACCCCCGCGTTATCCATGCAGCTGCTGGTGAAATAGGCGAGACTGCGGCACCCTTCCACATAGGCCTTCATGGTCAGGAGCATCCGCTTCACATCGGGGTGATTGATGATCGCCACCGATTTCTGCTTATCTGCACCTGGATATACCGATAGGCCCTGCACCCGGCTTTTCGTGTAATCCACGGCATTCATGAATGCGCTCGTGGAAAATGAGAGCCCCTCAACACCGACCAGAAGGCGCTGCTCATTCATCATGTGGAACATCTCCGCCATCCCCTTGCCCTGCTCCCCCAGCAAGTATCCGGTACATTTTCCGCTGTCGCCAAATGCCATGGTACAGGTAACAAGTCCGTGCAGCCCCATTTTGTGCTCAATGCCGGTACAATAAACATCGTTGCGCTCGCCGGCGTTCCCCACCCCGTCGGGGAGGAACTTGGGAACGATGAACAGGGACAACCCCTTGGTACCGGGGGGATCGCCTGCCACCCGGGCAAGCACCATGTGGATGATGTTACCGGCCAGGTCATGCTCGCCGGCAGTGATGAATATCTTGGTACCGGTAATCGCGTAACTGCCGTCCCCGTTGCGGGTCGCAACGGTCTGCACCGCACCGACCTCACTCCCCGCATCAGGTTCCGTGAGACACATGGTCCCCATCCACTCCCCGGCAAAGAGCTTGGTCATGTAGCTCTTTTTCTGCTCTTCGCTCCCATAGGCCTCGATCACCTTGGCAGCCGCATGCGTCAGCTCGGCTGCCCCGTAAATATAAAAACCGCAGGCGTAGAAAACTTCGGACACGGCTGTTCCCACGGCCGAAGGGAAACCATCCCCCCCCACGTCGGGGCTGTCGCACATCGTCAGCCAGCCACCTTCACAAAATTTCTGATATGGCTTGTGAAACGATTGAGGGAACGTAACAGCCTTGGTCTTCGGGTCATAGAGGCATCCCTGCTGGTCACCGTCAACGGCGGTAGGGGATAACTCGGTGTTGGCGAAGGTATGTGCCTCGTTCAGGACCATCTCGTATCCCGCATGACTGGCATATCTCGGAAAACTACATAGACGGTCAATCTCCAGCATTTCTTTCAGCACAAATATCTGATCACGCTTATCAACCAGTAAGTTCGCCACCGTTTCTCTCCTGTGCGATGATTTGACGATTATGATTCTCCATAGAGTCCCGGACACTCAGAAAGAAGATTTGTTCTCCTGAGCAAGAAACCGGCTGCACCACCCTAGTTCGACCGTTCGGTTAATTATTAAACAAATAAAACGTGGTGTCAAGAACAAAATTCCACACAAAACTGTGTAACCCGGCTCCGGAGGATGGGGATTTTGATCGGCATCCAATTTTGACCCTTTTCGGCGTCGAAGGGTGACCCACCACCGTTGATAACTGCTTGATATCAGGCCGCCAAGGAAGATTGACCCACTGCCTATATAGGGTCATTTTTCAAAGCCGATTAACAGACATCCATGAAGCGCACTACCACCATGAAGCATTGCTCTTTGACAACGAGGAGAAGGAACAAGGAACCATCATCAGAAAACCCGGCTCCAGGAAGCTCTATATCCTCTTCTACTACTTCAACCGCCGGGTGGAGAAAACGACCGGCCTTGCCGACACGAAGAAGAACCGGGAGAAGGTCCGGCTCTGGCTGGATCGGATCATCGAACGTAGGGACGCGGGTAAGCTCATCTTTGCCGATGCCTTCCCCGGCGCACCAGAAAACGAGAAGGCATACTTTGCCAAGCTGGAGGGGTGGCAGTATGCCCCGGAACCGCGGGACATCCTCTTTGGGGCGTATCTCCAGGAGTGGTATCAAAACGTCTGGAGCCATTACCCGGAGGGGACCAAGAAGGACGACTACCGGCTGATTATCGACTATTGGCTGGTGCCGTTCTTTGGGGAGATGACCTTCTTCCAGATCAGCGGGGTGGAGATTCAGAAGTTCATTGCCTCCCTCAAGTGGAAGAAGGGGACCAAGAAGGGACAACCCTTATCGAAGGCCAGGGCGAAGAATATCCTGATACCGCTACGCACCATCTGGAACGATGCCTGCGACCAATACCGTTGGGTACTCCACAACCCCTTCACCAACCTGAAGAAGCACCTTCCCAAGACCCAACCGAAACGACGGGAGGGATTCCGGTTCGATGAATGGCGGGAATTCCTGAAGGATGTCTGGACCAAGGCGGGGAAAGCCAGCGGGATAACCGACAAGGTGCCCTATTCCATGCGCCACTCCTTCGCGGCCTGGGCGCTTACCTTGCGGATCGATCTAAACCGGCGGGTGCGGCTCATGGGCCACGGTTCCAAGAAAATGGTCTATGAGGTCTACGGGGATTACATCGACGGGCTGGAGGAGGACTTCTGGAAGATTCTGGAATACTTCGGCCGGGACTGGTGTTAGCGGCAATGTAAAAATGACCCACCTCGGAAATTGAAAATTGACCCACTCTTCCTGATAACCTAGCCGACCTGGAGGGTCGGCATGATCGGAAAGGAAGAGTGTATGGAAGTCAGAATTCTCAAGAAACAGGGCAAAAGCATCCGGGAGATCTCGCGGATCACCGGGCTATGCCGAAACACGGTCAGGAAGTTCCTCAGATCAACGGCCGATCCCAGATACAAAGAACGGGCGAAGCGGCCGGGGAAGCTAGATCCATTTAAAGCCTTTCTCGAAGAGCGGGTGAAGGCGGCGCTGCCACACCGGATTCCTGCTCCGGTGCTTGCTCGGGAAATTGCCAGCTTTGGCTACGATGGCTGCGAGCGCACCGTAAGAACGTTTTTGGCGACACTTTACTCCCGTGTCACTCCGGAGCCGGTTGTCCGGTTTGAAACGGAGCCCGGCAAGCAGATGCAAGCCGACTGGTGCGAATTGCGCAGGGGTAAACACCCATTGTACGCGTTCGTTGGAACCCTTGGTTTCAGCCGCGATTCGTTCGTCGTCTTCACCACCAGCCAGGCCTTTGATGTCCTTCGTGAGTGCCATGAGATGGCATTTTCCTTCTTCGGCGGCGTCCCGCGTGAAGTGCTCTATGACAACATGAAGACTGTGGTTCTGGAGCGAAACGCCTTCGGCGAGGGCAAGCACCGCTTCCACTCCGGCCTGTGGGACACAGCCAAGCATTTCGGGTTTATCCCCCGGCTGTGCAAGCCGTACCGCGCCAAGACCAAGGGAAAGGTCGAGCGGTTCAACCGCTACCTGCGGTACAGCTTCTACTATCCGCTGGTCTCGCGCCTTAAGCAGGCAGGATTAACTCTCGATGTCGCGACCGCCAACATCGAGGTCCGTAACTGGCTTAATGAC contains the following coding sequences:
- a CDS encoding Arm DNA-binding domain-containing protein; protein product: MLFDNEEKEQGTIIRKPGSRKLYILFYYFNRRVEKTTGLADTKKNREKVRLWLDRIIERRDAGKLIFADAFPGAPENEKAYFAKLEGWQYAPEPRDILFGAYLQEWYQNVWSHYPEGTKKDDYRLIIDYWLVPFFGEMTFFQISGVEIQKFIASLKWKKGTKKGQPLSKARAKNILIPLRTIWNDACDQYRWVLHNPFTNLKKHLPKTQPKRREGFRFDEWREFLKDVWTKAGKASGITDKVPYSMRHSFAAWALTLRIDLNRRVRLMGHGSKKMVYEVYGDYIDGLEEDFWKILEYFGRDWC
- a CDS encoding 3-hydroxyacyl-CoA dehydrogenase family protein, producing MGIGKVAVIGSGIMGHGISQVVATAGINVALNDISDQVLEKAKSHIAASLDRGIQRGKLTEEDKKSILGRISYTTDIAQAVKDADLVVEAAPENLELKHSIFRKLDQYCKPEAILASNTSQYSITELASVVANPSRVIGMHWFNPPVAMKLIEIIRGLETSDAVLNEIETFSAAVGKETVVCKDSQGFISTRVLVAMRLECYRLVEEGIATPEDIDKTLRLAFGHPMGQFELADFSGLDIEPAACEALTKTFGDRFRAPQILLHRVKAGKLGRKSGEGWYKYDK
- a CDS encoding (Fe-S)-binding protein: MEQTLVSPAAAAFFGIPGYLLFSLIPLVGIGAFAYIIGKRLSPLLKGEPDPRINEVPERIVKFLKFGMLQWRQPRYLFAGVLHILLFAGFLVLSLGSISLVIIGIRDGFVLPGLGGRAGVVYSVFKDFAATIVLIVAITAAIRRGVFKPKRYDVPSRYGDKDHTGEAVLVLLLIAALVTCDMLFEGSRAAAQSQAGALHHLLVPVTGSWVAAQLFSSLSPTLLQKIHLGSYFLHEVVFFSFLCLLPFGKHFHVITSLPNVFLTKLSKGRIKPVRWGVTDDELDGLESLGVKKLEDFSWKHMLDFYSCVDCGRCSDNCPANAVGRPLSPRFISIKCRDYAFNRYPLFGDGGNQDERLIGTVLHEDEIWSCTTCGACEEECPVLIEYIDKIVDLRRGMVDEGMVPQSLQKPLGALEKRGNPWGKLEKKRADWTKEAEFAANYPVKVFDGQQQADTLYFVDSITSYDDRMQEIGRATARVLTAAGIDFGILGADERDSGNEVLRFGEETLYQTLKAHNMEVIKETGVRQIVTADPHAFNALKNDYQGLPPVEHISQTIMKSLSSGRIRFSAVEDPAKVYTFHDPCYLGRHNELYDDPRGVLDAIPGLRKVEMDRCRDRSFCCGGGGLMLFFEPEEEQRMGVLRVKMAQEAGANVIVTACPFCMVNIEDAIKVSGLEGTMEVIDLVELADRHLSVT
- a CDS encoding thiolase family protein, which gives rise to MGNQNDIVIISAARTPFSKFGGLLKQIHSIELGAMIIREVLQRSGLKGSDIDEVYYGMCIQSEAALKYNVVARQAMLHAGLPPETLSLTVDRACCSSLAAVQLGRKSLLLDEAKVCMAVGAENMSNTPVVLNGHRWGTGLGKPEMVDHLNPIMYVGFNSLAGDAGAVALEYDVSREMQDAWAYASQMKYQAAKAAGKFRPGEEVAAIELSQKKGDPVIFAEDEFPKPNTTPEGLAKLPPVYGSATVTAGNAPGLDAGASALIITKRATADALGVKPLGVILSVASVASAPRGIAEVPAFAIQKALDRASVQLENVDLIEINEAFAAMPLVSTKILADGDQTKWEELLAKTNPNGGAIAIGHPVGASGARILMTAMYELRRRGGGVGVVGICGGLAQGDAAVISVDESCL
- the istA gene encoding IS21-like element ISGme4 family transposase, with translation MIGKEECMEVRILKKQGKSIREISRITGLCRNTVRKFLRSTADPRYKERAKRPGKLDPFKAFLEERVKAALPHRIPAPVLAREIASFGYDGCERTVRTFLATLYSRVTPEPVVRFETEPGKQMQADWCELRRGKHPLYAFVGTLGFSRDSFVVFTTSQAFDVLRECHEMAFSFFGGVPREVLYDNMKTVVLERNAFGEGKHRFHSGLWDTAKHFGFIPRLCKPYRAKTKGKVERFNRYLRYSFYYPLVSRLKQAGLTLDVATANIEVRNWLNDVANCRIHGETSERPCDRLKIERAAMSPLPPRVKVEQGKPEVITPMPWPVIPLQRPASFYDQILQEGRL
- a CDS encoding acyl-CoA dehydrogenase; translation: MANLLVDKRDQIFVLKEMLEIDRLCSFPRYASHAGYEMVLNEAHTFANTELSPTAVDGDQQGCLYDPKTKAVTFPQSFHKPYQKFCEGGWLTMCDSPDVGGDGFPSAVGTAVSEVFYACGFYIYGAAELTHAAAKVIEAYGSEEQKKSYMTKLFAGEWMGTMCLTEPDAGSEVGAVQTVATRNGDGSYAITGTKIFITAGEHDLAGNIIHMVLARVAGDPPGTKGLSLFIVPKFLPDGVGNAGERNDVYCTGIEHKMGLHGLVTCTMAFGDSGKCTGYLLGEQGKGMAEMFHMMNEQRLLVGVEGLSFSTSAFMNAVDYTKSRVQGLSVYPGADKQKSVAIINHPDVKRMLLTMKAYVEGCRSLAYFTSSCMDNAGVADGADRARWQGLVELLTPIVKAYITDNAWTVTALAMQCAGGYGYCSDYPFERLARDCKVTTIFEGTNGIQAMDLMFRKILGNNRVNFNNLLEMIDQTIEKGAADAEISVYAAIVKRAREGLARIVEEMAASSAAGNSLDLYAKTSPFLEAMGDVLLGWLHLWQLTVANPKLQGFIENKSEDEIAKILNKNKNAAFYDGKVLGARFFIGTLLMNTFGKFEQIRSGAAPVISIGEKSFTG
- a CDS encoding electron transfer flavoprotein subunit beta/FixA family protein, giving the protein MEILVCVTRVPDTAENEIEVNADGSDIERDSLVYSVNEWDNYAVEEAIRIKESSGGSVTVVTVGDGESEEVLRREMAMGADRGILLQDESFAGTDGRGLATILKAEIEKGKYDLILAGAQADAGAGEVGGMLAALLDFPYASLVNSIEIVDDKTLKVGREVDGGNIEMNRISLPCVLSIQTGINEPRYVGIRGIRQVASVQIPVHGAGELGLSTAAVEPRVRREDYFVPELGAGAEMLDGSNEEIIDKLVEMLKAKGGLK